The genomic interval GACAGGTCGACCGACTGCTGGAAGGCGGGCTCCTTCTGCCGTCCGTCGTGCGTGTTGTCGACGGGGGCCACGTCGCCGGAGGCGATGTCGAGTACGGAGAGCTGCTCCATGGAGTTCGCCGGGAACTCCCGGCGCGAGGTGAACAGAAGCTTGCTGCCGTCCGGGGACCAGGCCACGTCACGGGGCTGGTGGGGGCCGGTCACGGAGGTGTCGGGGATCGGCAGGTCGCAGCCGTCGGGGTTGTCCTTCTGGACGGAGGGCAGCACGACCCGGCAGCCGCCGCCGCGCAGGGGCTTGATGAGGACCCCGGCCTGATGGTTGACCCGGCCGCCGCCGTCCTTGCGGTTGAAGGCCACCTTCTTGCCGTCCGGCGAGAACGCTGGGCTGTCGTCGATGACGTCGCAGTCGCCGGGGCAGATGGTGTCGCTCAGGTCCCGCTGGCGGTCGAGGTCCGCCACCGGCACGACCCAGATGTGCTTGTTGCCGCCGTTGCCGTTGATGACCTGGCTGCGGGTGAAGGCGAGGTTGACGCCGTCGGAGGACCAGGTCGGCTGGGCGACGTCGCCCGCCTCCTGCCCCTGGGGCGGCGGGATCTCGTCGAGGATCGCGCCGGTGGCGACGTCCGCGATGAAGATGCGGCTCCGGCCCCCCTTGTCCCCGACGCCGCCGGGCGAGGTCCGGGTGAACGCGAGCTTCGTGCCGTCGGGCGAGAAGGTGGGGTCGGTGTCCCAGTCCGTGGGGGCGCGCCCGTCGAGCTCCAGCACCTCCGCGTTCCTGCCGTCGGCGTCGGCCATCCAGATCCGCTCGATCCGCCCCTCGGCGCCGTCCTCGAAGCGGGTGACGACGAGGCGCCGGCCGTCGGGCGTGTAGTTCTGCCGCTCGTGCCACGGGTCGAACCCGGGATCCGGCCTGAACAGGGGGTTCTTGGTGTGGTCCGTGTTCGTGCGGGCCTTCGGGTCCTCCTTCAGGATGGTGAGACCCAGGTCGCGGGGGTCGGAGCCGTCCTGGCGGACGTCCTGGAGCGTCACGATCTGCGCGGCGGCCAGCAGCTCGCCCGGCTTCTTGACGGTCTCCGGGTCCGGGGTGATCCGGGGGACGATGACGGTCCCGGCCGGGGCGAACCAGGTGGGCGGCCCCACCTCGCGGTTCTCGTTGACCAGTTGGTCCGGCGGCGCGTCGCCCTCGAACGCGGTCACCCGGTAGGCGTGGTCGAAGTCGTCGCAGCCGCAGGTGTGGTAGGGGCTGAGGAAGACGATGTCCTTGCCGTCGGGCAGCCAGGAGGCCGAGCGGGTGCCCCACGCGGCGTGGGTACCGACCAGCAGCTCGCGGTCGGTCCCGATGCCCTGGGTGGCCCGCAGTTTCCTGCCGTCGTCAACGGTCGGGTCGGGGTTCGTGGTGAGGGTGTACGCGACGAGGCCCCGGCGGGCGTCGTCCTCCACCGGGTTCCAGGACGGCTCGGTGGCGTCACCGGCCGGCGCGTCGCTGATCCGGGTGCGCGGGCCGCCGGCGACGTCCCGCACGAATATGTGCCACCTGCCCAGGGCGTCGCCGTCGCAGGCGTACGCGATCTTCTTGCCGTCCGGGGACCAGGTCGGGGACTCCTCGTTCTCCGGGGTGTTGCTGAGCCGGCGCAGGCCCTCGCCGTCGACGCCGATCGACCACAGGTCGCGCTGGACCGTGCCGCCCGGTCCGCGCTCCGCCGAGTCGAAGACGACGGTCCGGCCGTCCGGGGAGAGTTCGGGGTGGGCCGCGTCCCGGTCGGTGGTGAGCCGGCTCACCGATCCGTCCGCGCCGCGCAGGTACACCTGGGGCCGGGCGCTGTCCCGCAGGCTGGTGAAGACCAGGACGTCTCCCCGGGCGGAGGGGTCCTGGTCGTAGTGGGCGGGGCCGTCGCCGAACAGCGGGTCGGTGGTGTCCTTGTCGTTGGCCTGCCCCAGGCTGCGGTGTTCGGTGCCAGCGAAGGCGACGCGCCCCGCTTGGAGCGGTTCCGCGTCCGCCACGGCGGCGACGGCCTCGGCGGCCGCGTACGGGGCGGCGGCCGAGCCGACCAGCAGCAGCGGCGCCAACAGCACCACCGCACCGGTCAGTCGGCCCAGCCGGGAATGCTTTGCCGGGCCAGCAGTGCCGGTCACGGCCCACCTCACAGTCTGTCGATGACTCTCCACCGCCCAGCTTCGCCCCCGCGCGGGGGCGAAGGACAGGCCGCGAGTACCCGGGACGGGGGAAGGGATCGCTGCCCTTTGCGGCGGTGGGGCCACCGGGTCCGGCCGGGGCGCCCGGCCGGACGCGGGCGACGGGTCCTCAGATCAGCCCGTGCCGCATCGCGTAGCCGACCGCGTGGGCCCGGTTGCGCAGTTCGAGCCGGGTGGCGACCTCGTGCAGCACGTTCTTGACGGTGCGTTCGGAGTACGAGGTCTTCTGCGCGATCTCCGCGGTGTCGCAGCCCTCCGAGACCAGCCGGATCATCTCCGCCTCGCGCGCGGTGAGGGTGGAGAGCGTGAGCCCCCGGGGGTCGAGGACCGTCCGCTGGAGGGAGCTGACGTGGTCGAGCAGCTTGCCGAGCAGATCGCCGGGCAGGACGCCTTCGCCGTTGGCCATCGCCCGGACCAGGTGGACGAGCCGGTCCTGATCGGCCTCGCCGCGCCGGAGCACGGCGGCGACCCCGCACTCGATCATGGTCTGGAGGGCGCCCGACTCGAAGAACCCCACGACCAGTCCGGTGCGGGTGGAGGTGTTGCGCTGGAGGCGGTGCAGGAGCTGGATGGTGGGCTCGTCGACCATGTCCACCACGACCAGCGAGACCTGGGCCCGGTCCGCCTCGGCCTCCGGCAGCAGTTCTATCTCGGGCCGCACGCGCAGTTGGTGGATCATGCCGGTCTGCAGGATCAGGTCCTCCGCGTACACCGCCACGGAGACCCTGCCGCCGGGCGCTCCCCCGGGGCCGGCCGTGCGGCGGTGCGCCGCGTCGGGCCTGCGGTAGTGTCCGCGCGCCGCCGCGCCGTTGGCGGTCGCCCTGCCGTTCGCGGTCGCGTTCGCCGTGCTGTTCGTCGTGTCCGTGATCGTCATCGTTCCGTGCCCGTCTTCCTCAGGTACTTCAGCCCGATATGCCTGCTCGTCCTCATGTCGCCTCCCCCGCCGGCCGGGAGCACGGCCCGCGGGCGCGCGGAGGGGGCGCGGGGACACCGTGCCGAGGGGCCCGCGGGGCACCACCCCTGCCCGCTTGTTGCCCTCGCGTCTCTGCTGCCGAGCGGTGCGGGCGGCCTAACGTCGCAGAGTGACCACATCTGCCGAACTCGAAAGCCCCACGGTGACGGTGTCGCCTGGCGGTACCGCGACGACCACCCTGACCGTGCGCAATGACGGCGACATCGTCGAGGCCTACACACTCGAGGTGGTCGGCGACTGCGCCGCCTGGAGTGCCGTCGAGCCGGCGCGTGTGTCGCTGTACCCGGGCACCTCCGAGACGGTGGCGCTGACCTTCGCCCCGCCGCGCTCCCACGAGGTCCGGGCGGGTGACACCCCCCTCGCCGTACGGGTCCTGCCCGCGGAGCGGCCCGAGTCGGTCGTGGTCCCCGAGGGCACGGTGACCGTGGAGCCCTTCCACGAGCTCCGCACGGAGCTGGAACCGCGCCGCCGCCGGGGCTGGCTGGGCGCACGCTTCGCCGCCGCGGTGCAGAACAAGGGGAACACCCCGGTCGATGTGACCCTCGCGGGCAAGCAGGCGGGGGAGGATCTGCGGCTCACCTTCACGCCGGACAAGAAGCGACTGGAGCCGGGAGAGTCGGCAGAGGTCCGGCTGAAGGTCCGGGCCCGGAAGCTGATCTGGTTCGGGGAGCCCGTCAGCTGGCCGTTCGAGGTCCGGGCGACCGAGGGCGCCGAGGGGGAGGCCGAGGTCGAGCAGCCCGGTGGACCCGAGCCGCTGCCCGGGGAGTTCGCCCAGATACCGGTGCTGCCCAAGTGGCTGCTGATCGTGCTGGCGGCACTGTTGGCCCTGCTGCTCGCGTGGTTCGCGCTGGTGCGGCCCGCGGTGAAGAGCACGGCCGAGCAGGCGGCGACGAAGGCCGCGCAGAAGGAGACCCAGCGGGGCAAGGAGCAGGGGTCGACGCCGCCCGGCGGCGCGGAGAACCCGGCAGGCGGCCAGGGAGAGGGCGCCGGTCCGGACGGAACGGGCCCCGGTACGGGCGGTTCCGGCCCGGCCGGCTCCGGCGGAGGCGGGGGCACCGGCGGGAACGGTGGCGGTGGCGGTGGGGGGGCGCAGCACTCCAAGACCATCGACGTGAAGACCCCGGCGGGAAGCTCGCGAGAGGGCGTCTACAAGGTTCCTGCCGGGAAGGTGTTCGGCGTCACCGACATCGTGGTGGCGAACTTCCAGGGGGACGAGGGCATCGTGACGATCTCCTTCGGAGAGAACAAGATCACGACGATCGCGCTGGAAACCTTCCGCAACCAGGACTATCACTGGGTCACCCCCATTCAGGTTCCGGAGAACGCCACCGTCACCGCCTCCGTCACCTGTGCCAAGCCCGGCACTCCGGCCACCGGTACGCAGGCTTCCGGGTGCCATCAGGTTCTGAATGTCAGCGGCGAACTGAGCGATCTCGCACGATAGAAACAGCGACGCCGAGCGTTCTGCTTCGTCTGTCGACGAGACAACAGCAGAAACCCGGTCGAGAGGAAACCCGGCGTGCCGGGGGGTGGCGGATTCGCCCTCCCCGGTACACCAGAGGCCTCGACCAGCTCGGTCGGCCACGGCGACGACAGCATCGGAAGAATATCCGCACCCGATGGCCGCGGGCACGAACGTGCCTGCTCAGGACTGGTCCTGACGGCCCGGAGACGGACGACGGATGCCCGTTCGGAGCGTTCCCGTGCCCGATTTCCGCCCCCGTATACGACCGAATCCACCCACCTTCTCGGCGCATTCTGGCCGAATCGCGTCACGTCGGCCCGTTCCCCCGGAGCCTCGGACGGCGATCGGCCTTGCCGGGTTTACCGGGAAAAAAGAGATACCAAACACATCGGGTCCCTGGCACGGCGTCCGCCCTTCGCTCAACCTCACGGCGGAGGGCGGTGACTTCGGCCCGTTCCGTAACACGTTGTTCTCGTTCTCTTCATGTCAACCGGGGAATGCGGGCCGGCTCCGCGAATACGGCGACGGTCCGCCCGGCCCGCCAAGGGCAGTGTTACCCGGCGTACAGGGGCCCGGAAAGGCAGCCTCGTTGCCCCGCGTCCAGGACTCTGGGGCCTACTCCCCGCCCGGCCGGACGGTCGAGACTGGGCAGTGATCGAGTGACCGTCCAGAAGGAGCGAGCATGCCGTCGTACCTCACCCCCGGTGTTTACGTGGAGGAGGTGCAGTCCGGAGCGCGGCCCATCGAAGGTGTCGGCACCGCGGTCGCAGCCTTCGTCGGCTTCGCCGGGACGGGCCCCTTCCACCAGCCGACGCTGGTGACCAACTGGGACCAGTACGTGCAGACGTTCGGCGCCTTCACCGCCGACACCTATCTGGCGCACGCCGTCTACGGCTTCTTCGCCAACGGCGGCGGCGCGGCCTACGTCGTCCGCATCGGCGGTCCCGCACAGGGCGCGGAGAGCAGCACCGCTCAGGGCTCGGTCGCCCAGGCCCCCGCCCCGGTCGCGCTCGGCGGGTTCCTGGTCTCCGCGAAGCCCGGCACGGGCGACGGCCTCTCCGTGGAGATCGCCGACGCCGAGGGCGAGAACCCCCCGGAGGACCGCTTCCGGCTGCTGGTGCGCCAGGGCGGCAAGGCCGTGGAGACGTACGACGTCTCCACGCGCAAGAACGTCAAGGGCTACCTGGTCACCCAGGCCCGCGACTCCCGGCTCGTCCAGATCACCGAGCAGCCCGGCACGGCGCAGAGCCGCCCCGAGAAGCAGACCGTCGCCCTCGCCCCGGCCGCCGCGGGCGTCCCCGGCTCCGGTGTGGCACGGCTCGACGCCTCGGAGTACGTGGGTGACGCCTCCGCGCGTACCGGGTTCTCCGGCCTCGAGGCGATCGACGAGATCACGATGGTCGCCGTCCCGGACCTGATGAGCGCCTACCAGCGCGGCGACATCGACGCCGAGGGCGTCAAGACCGTGCAGCTGGCGGTCATCTCGCACTGCGAGCAGATGGGCGACCGGGTCGCCGTCCTCGACACCCCGCCGGGCATGAACGCCCAGCGTGTGCGCACCTGGCGCAACGAGGACGCCGGTTACGACTCGCGTTACGCGGCTCTCTACTACCCGTGGGTCAAGGTCTTCGACCCGGCGAGCGGCCGCAACTCCCTGGTCCCGCCGAGCGGTCACGTGGCCGGCGTCTGGGCGCGCAGCGACAGCGAGCGCGGCGTCCACAAGGCCCCCGCCAACGAGGTCATCCGGGGCGCGGTGGACCTGGAGATCCGCCTCAGCAAGGGCGAGCAGGACCTCCTCAACCCGATCGGCGTGAACTGCGTCCGCGCCTTCCCCGGCCGCGGCATCCGCATCTGGGGCGCGCGTACCCTCTCGTCCGACCCGGCCTGGCGCTACCTCAACGTGCGCCGCCTGTTCAACTACCTCGAGGAGTCCATCCTCCTGGGCACCCAGTGGGTGGTGTTCGAGCCGAACGACGACCGCCTCTGGTCGAGCATCCGGCGCAACGTCACGGCGTTCCTCACGGAGGAGTGGCGACGCGGTGCGCTGTTCGGCCGCACAGCGGAGGAGGCGTTCTACGTCCGCTGCGACCGGAGCAACAACCCGCAGGAGTCGATCGACCTCGGTCAGGTCGTCTGCGAGATCGGGGTGGCCCCGGTGAAGCCCGCGGAGTTCGTGATCTTCCGTCTCTCGCAGTTCTCCGACAGCACCAGCCTCGTCGACGAGTGACCCTCCCGGTCCTCCCCGACCCCTTCACTTTCAGCATCGATCGGAACAGGTGACACAGAGTCATGGCAGAGGGCGACGCTCTTTCCACCCATATCTTCGGCGTACAGCTCGGTGGCTATCTCGTGGAGTCCATCCAGGAGATCAGCGGCATGACCGTCGAGGAAGAAGTCGTCGAGGTCCGTCAGGTGACCGCCGACGGCAAGCAGATCATCCGCAAGCAGCCGGGCGCCCGCCAGGCGGGCGAGGTGACGATCACCCGCGGGCTCGACAAGAGCAGCGAGTTCACCACCTGGATCAAGGAGACCCTCAACAACGGGGCCGTCGACACCGCGCGGCAGAACCTCACGATCGAGATCAAGGACTCGACCGGTGAGACCGTCCGCCGCATCCAGCTGATGCAGGGCTGGGCCTCCAAGTGGGAGGGCCCGTCACTCAAGGCCGGCGAGTCCAGCGCGGCGACCGAGACGGTGACCATCACCTTCGAGGAGATCGTGGTCGAATGAGGCGTCGGACCGTTACGCCGGGCGGCGGCCTCGAAGAGGTCCTGGACAACCTCGCCACGGCGCCCGCCGCACGCGAGGAGGCCGCCGCGCCCGCGCCCGCCCGCCCCCGGGAACGGGAACGGGAACGGGACACGTTGCAGACGGAGTTCGGCTTCGAGCTGCCGCGCGGGTACGTCGACGACGAGGGCCGTGTGCACCGCAGCGGCACCATGCGGCTCGCGACGGCCCGGGACGAGCTGCGCCCGCAGATCGACCTGCGGGTGAAGGAGAACCCGGCGTATCTGTCCGTGGTGCTGCTGAGCCAGGTGATCACCCAGCTCGGCACGGTCACCGATGTGCACGCCGGGATCGTCGAGCGGATGTACGCGACCGATGTGGCGTTCCTCCAGGACTTCTACCGCCGGATCAACAGCGAGGGCCACACGCATGCCGCGGTGACCTGCCCGCTGTGCCACGGGTCGTTCGAGGTGGACCTCTCGGGTGGGCGCCTGGGGGAATCGTGACGTACGCGCTTCCCCGGCTGCGGGAGGAGATCGCGTACGTCGCCTACCACTTCCATTGGCAGCGTGAGGACATTCTCGACCTCACCCACGGCGAACGTCAGCAGTGGGTGCGGGAGATAGCGCGGATCAACACCCGCGTCAACGAAGGCGGGTGATCGTGTGGGGTTCGGGGACTGGCTGCGCCGGGCGGACCGGCAGCGCGCCGGCGCACCCTCGCGAGAGGGCGCCGGGCACATCGGCGTGTCCGCCGTACCCCCGTCCGTCCAGGACTCCGGCCCGGACCACGGCCCCGCAACCGATTCCGGTTCGGCTTCCGGTTCCTCGGCGGCTTCCGATGCGTCGGCGGCTTCCGGCGGGGACGGCGGTGGCTGGGACGGCGGCTGGCGGCGCGTGGCCCCGCCGACGGTGACCGTCGCCCGGTCCTCGATCGGCGTGAGCGACGGGCTGCGGTTCCGTTCGCGGCTGGCCTCCTGGCAGAACCCGGCCCTCGGCGGCGAACTCGGCCACTCGGTCCTGCCGTCGGCCCCGGTCGGTCTCATCCACGGCGTCGCCCGCCCGGGCGGCGCGCGGACCACGTCCCCCGGCGGACCGCCGCTGCTGCTGCGTGCGGTCCGGCCCCCGGGCGCCGACGAGCCCGCCGCGCCCACGACGGACCTGCCGCCCGCCTCGGTGAGCCGGGTGGTGGCGGGCAGGGGCAGCAGGACGAACAGCGGTACGGGAACGGGGGCGCCGCGCCCCGGCTCGCCGACGGTCCAGCGGTCGAGCGCGGCCCGTGCCCCGTCCCGCGGCTCGTCCCCGGCCCCGTCCGCTTCCACGCACACCGCGAACCGGTCGCCGGTGGGCGGGTCGCGCACGTCGGGCGGGCCGGGTCGTCCCCGCACGTCCGGTACACCGGGTACGTCGGCCGCGTCGGGCCCGGCCGATCCGTCCTCCGCCACGGCCCCGTCCGGCTCCACGGCTCCATCCGGGTCGTCGGTGTCCTCCGGTGCGCGCACTCCCGCCGCCGTACGTCCGCAGCGGATCGCCCCGCCGCTGATCGTCGCCCGGCGTCCGGCGATGCCGCTGCGGCAGATCGCCGGGCTCGTGCCGGCCACGCCCACCGCCCCTTCGGCCCCTTCCTCCTCCGCATCCCCCTCTTCTTCCTCGGCCTCTTCCTCCGCGACCGCGCCGTCCGCAGCAGCTGCTGCCCCCGCCGTCCAGCGGGCCGGGTCCGAGCGGCGGAGCGGTCCGGACCGTGCGGTTCTGGAGGGCGACGCTCCGTCTCCCGGCCGTGACTCCGGCCGGCCCTCCGCCGATGTGGTGCGCCCGGCCCTGGGCAAGCCGCTGCGCGAGATGCCCGCCGGAGCGAGGCCGGCCGGTGCCGACGGACCGGCGGGCACCGTTCCGTCCACCCCCGCGACGGCCCACCCGGCGGAGATGCCGGTGCTCCAGCGCCAGGCGTCGTCGGACCCGCAGACTCCGCCGAGATCGCCGGGCCTTCCGACCACGACGCCCGCGACGCCCGCGACACCGCGGCCCCGTTCGACCGGCTCGGCCAAGGCAGCGACACCTGCGTCTTCTCCTTCGTCTTCGCCTTCGCCTTCGCGGGCGCCGCAGCAGCAGCCCTCGTCGCCGGAGAACCGTTCCCGTACGCCCCGGTCGACCGGGTCGTCCCCGTCACCTCAGCCGTCCCGGAGCACCCGGCCGTCCGGTTCGTCGACGCCGTCGGGGCCCTCCCCTTCGGTGCAGCCGGCACCGCGGGCCGACGCTTCCGGCAGCGCACGGTCCCGTACACGGGGCGGGATCGGCACGCCGCTTCCCTCGCTTCCGCCCACGGCCCGGCTCGGCGGCGACGCGCCCCTGCTCGGTGACCGCGCGCCCGCCGGTCCGCGGCCGGATCCGGGTCGGCCCCCGGGCACCGGACCCGCTGTTCCGGCCCCCGATCCGGCGCCGCCGGGCGCACCCTCCGCGATGCCGGTGCGGGCGGCTTCCGTCCCGCCCGCCGTACCCTCAGCACCCGCCGGGTCGTCGTCCGCAAGCGCGGCCGTCCAGCGCGTGGCGGACCCCGCCCGCACCCCGACCGGCCCGGCCTCC from Streptomyces sp. CA-278952 carries:
- a CDS encoding helix-turn-helix transcriptional regulator, translated to MTITDTTNSTANATANGRATANGAAARGHYRRPDAAHRRTAGPGGAPGGRVSVAVYAEDLILQTGMIHQLRVRPEIELLPEAEADRAQVSLVVVDMVDEPTIQLLHRLQRNTSTRTGLVVGFFESGALQTMIECGVAAVLRRGEADQDRLVHLVRAMANGEGVLPGDLLGKLLDHVSSLQRTVLDPRGLTLSTLTAREAEMIRLVSEGCDTAEIAQKTSYSERTVKNVLHEVATRLELRNRAHAVGYAMRHGLI
- a CDS encoding COG1470 family protein, yielding MTVSPGGTATTTLTVRNDGDIVEAYTLEVVGDCAAWSAVEPARVSLYPGTSETVALTFAPPRSHEVRAGDTPLAVRVLPAERPESVVVPEGTVTVEPFHELRTELEPRRRRGWLGARFAAAVQNKGNTPVDVTLAGKQAGEDLRLTFTPDKKRLEPGESAEVRLKVRARKLIWFGEPVSWPFEVRATEGAEGEAEVEQPGGPEPLPGEFAQIPVLPKWLLIVLAALLALLLAWFALVRPAVKSTAEQAATKAAQKETQRGKEQGSTPPGGAENPAGGQGEGAGPDGTGPGTGGSGPAGSGGGGGTGGNGGGGGGGAQHSKTIDVKTPAGSSREGVYKVPAGKVFGVTDIVVANFQGDEGIVTISFGENKITTIALETFRNQDYHWVTPIQVPENATVTASVTCAKPGTPATGTQASGCHQVLNVSGELSDLAR
- a CDS encoding phage tail sheath family protein, which translates into the protein MPSYLTPGVYVEEVQSGARPIEGVGTAVAAFVGFAGTGPFHQPTLVTNWDQYVQTFGAFTADTYLAHAVYGFFANGGGAAYVVRIGGPAQGAESSTAQGSVAQAPAPVALGGFLVSAKPGTGDGLSVEIADAEGENPPEDRFRLLVRQGGKAVETYDVSTRKNVKGYLVTQARDSRLVQITEQPGTAQSRPEKQTVALAPAAAGVPGSGVARLDASEYVGDASARTGFSGLEAIDEITMVAVPDLMSAYQRGDIDAEGVKTVQLAVISHCEQMGDRVAVLDTPPGMNAQRVRTWRNEDAGYDSRYAALYYPWVKVFDPASGRNSLVPPSGHVAGVWARSDSERGVHKAPANEVIRGAVDLEIRLSKGEQDLLNPIGVNCVRAFPGRGIRIWGARTLSSDPAWRYLNVRRLFNYLEESILLGTQWVVFEPNDDRLWSSIRRNVTAFLTEEWRRGALFGRTAEEAFYVRCDRSNNPQESIDLGQVVCEIGVAPVKPAEFVIFRLSQFSDSTSLVDE
- a CDS encoding phage tail protein — translated: MAEGDALSTHIFGVQLGGYLVESIQEISGMTVEEEVVEVRQVTADGKQIIRKQPGARQAGEVTITRGLDKSSEFTTWIKETLNNGAVDTARQNLTIEIKDSTGETVRRIQLMQGWASKWEGPSLKAGESSAATETVTITFEEIVVE
- a CDS encoding DUF6760 family protein, whose translation is MTYALPRLREEIAYVAYHFHWQREDILDLTHGERQQWVREIARINTRVNEGG